In a genomic window of Primulina huaijiensis isolate GDHJ02 chromosome 10, ASM1229523v2, whole genome shotgun sequence:
- the LOC140986613 gene encoding increased DNA methylation 1-like, with protein MPSKSQSRSKTQKLTRKDLGMHKVVLADNVLEDGTNLSYIVQGEVSPSQFEAHAGFASRRKPYDNIFTSDGVSLHEISLGLSTLRKSSSKGNDDLCSICKEGGKLLCCDNCPRAFHPECVPLSSIPQGKWYCKYCENMFQKAKVAKLNANAIAAGRVAGVDPLEEIKQRCIRIVGILEADVGGCALCRLCSGSSLDHDFSAAEFNDSTVIICDQCEKEYHVGCLRENKIDDLKELPEKEWFCCTECLTTNSTLQKLISDGEQMLPQPVLDIVKKKYEEKGFGNASNLDIKWRLLSGKTASEDTRAWLSGAVNIFHDRFDPIADSSTGPRDLIPDLVYGRQFKGQDLGGMYCAILIVNSEVVSAATFRGYFPSLFFCVETLLKSLNVKDLVLPAADEAESLWKERFGFKKLGERFGFKKLGEEQLDQYTKNYQLLIFQGTSVLHKSISQPS; from the exons ATGCCTTCTAAAAGTCAGTCACGATCAAAAACTCAGAAGTTGACACGGAA AGATTTGGGAATGCATAAAGTAGTATTAGCGGATAATGTGCTTGAGGATGGCACAAATTTGTCATATATTGTTCAAGGAGAG GTGAGCCCTTCACAGTTTGAGGCTCATGCTGGTTTTGCTTCCCGCCGAAAGCC TTATGATAACATATTCACGTCTGATGGTGTGTCACTGCACGAGATATCCCTTGGACTGTCTACCCTCCGTAAATCATCTTCCAAGGGAAATGATGATCTGTGCTCTATATGTAAGGAGGGGGGCAAGCTGTTGTGCTGTGACAACTGCCCACGAGCTTTCCACCCTG AATGTGTTCCACTTTCAAGTATTCCACAAGGAAAATGGTATTGCAAATACTGCGAGAACATGTTCCAAAAGGCAAAGGTCGCTAAGCTCAATGCAAACGCAATTGCAGCTGGAAGAGTGGCTGGTGTTGATCCTTTGGAAGAAATAAAACAGCGCTGCATTCGAATTGTTGGAATACTTGAAGCTGATGTTGGTGGATGTGCACTTTGCAGGTTGTGTTCCGGTTCTTCCTt GGATCATGATTTTAGTGCAGCAGAATTTAATGACTCTACGGTGATTATTTGTGATCAG TGTGAAAAAGAATACCACGTGGGTTGTCTGAGGGAGAACAAGATTGATGACTTGAAG GAATTGCCGGAGAAGGAATGGTTTTGCTGCACTGAATGCCTAACCACAAACTCCACTCTCCAGAAGTTGATTTCAGATGGAGAGCAGATGCTTCCACAACCTGTCCTTGACattgtgaagaagaaatatgAGGAAAAAGGTTTCGGAAATGCCTCCAATCTCGACATAAAATGGAGACTTCTGAGTGGGAAAACAGCATCCGAAGACACCAGGGCATGGCTTTCTGGTGCagtcaatatttttcat GACCGATTCGATCCTATCGCTGATTCTAGCACTGGTCCTCGTGATCTTATTCCTGACTTGGTTTATGG GAGGCAGTTCAAAGGCCAGGATCTTGGTGGCATGTATTGTGCCATATTGATTGTCAA CTCGGAGGTGGTTTCTGCCGCGACTTTTCGG GGATATTTTCCGTCACTCTTCTTTTGTGTTGAAACACTGCTCAAATCTCTCAACGTGAAAGATTTGGTGCTACCAGCTGCTGATGAAGCTGAATCACTATGGAAAGAGAGATTTGGGTTCAAAAAACTTGGTGAAAGATTTGGGTTCAAAAAACTTGGTGAAGAACAG